The following are encoded together in the Sphingomonas insulae genome:
- a CDS encoding TPM domain-containing protein → MRLTDEDRTRVASAVAAAELHTAGEIVTIVARRSDKYHDVALHWAVLAMLFVLALLALRPDAAVWLHGLVADPWDGAPAPGGLFTVALVLLVVAFLIVRAILAYMPLRLALTPGSTEARRVHARALALFRASAEARTRDATGVLLYLSLDEHRAEIIADAAIHSRVAPDVWGAAMAGLIAATRDGRPGDGMAEAVRQIGIVLAEHFPPRIDDTNELPDRLIEL, encoded by the coding sequence ATGCGGTTGACCGACGAGGATCGCACCCGCGTGGCGAGTGCGGTGGCGGCGGCCGAGCTGCATACCGCGGGCGAGATCGTCACGATCGTCGCGCGGCGATCGGACAAATATCACGATGTCGCGCTGCATTGGGCGGTGCTGGCGATGCTGTTTGTCCTCGCGCTGCTGGCATTGCGGCCGGATGCGGCGGTGTGGCTGCATGGCCTGGTCGCCGATCCATGGGACGGGGCGCCCGCCCCGGGCGGGCTGTTCACCGTGGCGCTGGTGCTGCTGGTCGTCGCCTTTCTGATCGTGCGGGCAATCCTGGCCTATATGCCGCTGCGGCTGGCGCTGACGCCGGGCAGCACCGAGGCGCGCCGCGTCCATGCGCGCGCGCTGGCGCTGTTCCGCGCGAGTGCGGAGGCACGGACGCGTGATGCGACCGGCGTGCTGCTCTATCTGTCGCTGGACGAGCACCGGGCGGAGATCATTGCCGATGCGGCGATCCATTCGCGCGTCGCGCCCGACGTGTGGGGCGCGGCGATGGCGGGGCTGATCGCGGCGACCCGCGACGGCCGGCCGGGGGACGGCATGGCCGAGGCGGTACGCCAGATCGGCATCGTCCTGGCCGAGCATTTTCCGCCCCGGATCGACGATACCAACGAATTGCCGGACCGGTTGATCGAATTATGA
- a CDS encoding glycoside hydrolase family 88/105 protein, translated as MAALTHDIPRQEVTAAIAKLMDNLVNIKDETGEFLLHLEDGRIIDTKGWAGWEWTHGVGLFGMWRYYEQTGDKAALTIIKQWFEDRFAEGTPTKNINTVAPFITLAYLYEHEPDPRYIPYLDTWAEWLMAPDGLPKTEEGGFQHIVYNDENQGEMWDDTLMMSVLPLAKIGLLLGRPQYIEEAKRQFLVHIKYLFDKKTGLWFHGWDFNGRHNFAEALWARGNCWVTIAIPEIIEILDLPQGDALRMFLIDTLEAQVKTLAQTQDDETGLWHTLIMDPSSYLEASATAGFAYGILKGVRKGYLPRHYEAVGIKAVRGVLANIDEAGELKQVSFGTAMGDTQQFYKDIALTSMPYGQSLAMVALGEFLRTYI; from the coding sequence TTGGCCGCCCTCACCCACGACATCCCCCGCCAGGAGGTCACCGCCGCCATCGCCAAGCTGATGGACAACCTCGTCAACATCAAGGACGAGACCGGCGAGTTCCTGCTCCACTTGGAAGACGGTCGGATCATCGACACCAAGGGCTGGGCCGGCTGGGAATGGACCCACGGCGTCGGCCTGTTCGGCATGTGGCGCTATTACGAGCAGACCGGCGACAAGGCGGCGCTGACGATCATCAAGCAATGGTTCGAGGATCGCTTCGCCGAGGGCACGCCGACCAAGAACATCAACACGGTCGCACCGTTCATCACGCTCGCCTATTTGTACGAGCACGAGCCGGACCCGCGCTACATCCCCTATCTGGATACCTGGGCCGAATGGCTGATGGCACCGGACGGCCTGCCCAAGACCGAGGAGGGCGGGTTCCAGCACATCGTCTACAACGACGAGAACCAGGGTGAGATGTGGGACGACACGCTGATGATGAGCGTGCTGCCGCTCGCTAAGATCGGCCTGCTGCTGGGCCGGCCCCAGTATATCGAGGAGGCGAAGCGCCAGTTCCTCGTTCACATCAAATACCTGTTCGACAAGAAGACCGGCCTGTGGTTCCACGGCTGGGACTTCAACGGGCGGCATAATTTCGCCGAGGCGCTGTGGGCGCGCGGCAATTGCTGGGTGACGATCGCAATTCCGGAGATCATCGAGATCCTCGACCTGCCGCAGGGCGACGCCTTGCGCATGTTCCTGATCGACACGCTCGAGGCGCAGGTGAAGACGCTCGCCCAGACGCAGGATGACGAGACCGGCCTGTGGCACACGCTCATCATGGACCCGTCGAGCTACCTCGAAGCCTCGGCGACCGCCGGCTTCGCGTACGGTATCCTGAAGGGCGTGCGTAAGGGCTATCTGCCGCGCCATTACGAGGCGGTCGGCATCAAGGCGGTGCGCGGCGTGCTCGCCAATATCGACGAGGCGGGCGAGTTGAAGCAGGTCAGCTTCGGCACCGCGATGGGCGATACGCAGCAATTCTACAAGGACATCGCCCTCACCTCGATGCCCTACGGCCAGAGCCTCGCCATGGTCGCGCTCGGCGAATTCCTGCGCACCTACATCTGA
- the hrpB gene encoding ATP-dependent helicase HrpB, with product MTDLPILAVLPDLLAALVQGSNAVLVAPPGAGKTTAVAPALLDQPWCSGEVLVLSPRRLAARAAAERMAALAGQAIGGTYGYATRMDSRRSAATRVTVVTEGIFVARIQADPELGGVSAVLFDEVHERSLDGDFGLAMALDAQGSLRPDLRLVAMSATLDGARFAALMGDAPVIESEGRSYPLDLRHIGRSADARIEDAMASAIRRALGEAEGGLLAFLPGVAEIERTAERLANLPEDIVVHELHGSLDPAAQRAAIRPEPDGRRKLVLATSIAETSLTLDGIRIVVDSGLARRPRYDRAAGMTRLVTERASQAAVTQRAGRAARLGPGVAYRLWEEAATGGLPRFDPPEILEADLSGLVLAAALWGVGDPRDLAWLDPPPPAAVAEARERLAVLDAVDADGRPTGHGRRIAAMPMPPRLAHMLLRAGDLGQGRIAAEVAVLLSERGLGGGDADIETRLRRWRAERGTKAVAARKLAERWARLAGAGQGADADAEGVEVPIALAFPDRIARRRDAGGEHWASVGGRGFRLDPATALARAEWLAVANTQGAASGARILAAAPIDLTTIERLFGNRIEIRRTADFDPATGGVTTLRERRLGALRLASGPDAHADPAAVAAALLEGVRTHGLALLPWSTGAQALRARATYAGVPLAAMLADGLDDWLPPLLEGRRRLDAIPPGMLTEAIRGVIGWDMMRQVDRLAPADFTSPAGSTHAIDYAAEGGPRVELRVQALFGLAEHPCIGSDRMPLVLSLTSPAGRPIQTTRDLPGFWAGSWTAVAKEMRGRYPRHPWPDDPAAASATLRTKKADARASGTR from the coding sequence GTGACCGACCTGCCGATCCTCGCCGTCCTGCCCGATCTGCTCGCCGCCCTCGTGCAGGGCAGCAACGCCGTGCTGGTCGCGCCGCCGGGGGCGGGCAAGACCACCGCGGTCGCGCCGGCGCTGCTCGACCAACCGTGGTGCAGCGGCGAAGTGCTCGTCCTGTCGCCCCGCCGGCTTGCCGCGCGCGCGGCGGCGGAACGGATGGCGGCACTGGCGGGGCAGGCGATCGGCGGCACCTATGGCTATGCGACGCGCATGGACAGCCGCCGGTCGGCGGCGACGCGGGTGACGGTGGTGACCGAGGGGATCTTCGTCGCGCGGATCCAGGCCGATCCCGAACTCGGCGGTGTGTCGGCGGTGCTGTTCGATGAGGTCCACGAACGCAGCCTCGACGGCGATTTCGGCCTCGCGATGGCGCTCGACGCGCAAGGATCGCTCCGCCCCGATCTGCGGCTGGTGGCGATGTCGGCCACGCTCGACGGCGCGCGGTTCGCGGCGCTCATGGGCGATGCGCCGGTGATCGAGAGCGAGGGACGCAGCTATCCACTCGACCTGCGCCATATCGGCCGTTCGGCGGACGCGCGGATCGAGGATGCGATGGCGAGCGCGATCCGGCGCGCGCTGGGGGAGGCGGAGGGCGGCCTTCTCGCCTTCCTGCCCGGTGTCGCCGAGATCGAGCGGACGGCGGAGCGGCTGGCGAACCTGCCCGAGGATATCGTCGTCCACGAACTGCACGGCAGCCTCGACCCGGCGGCACAGCGTGCCGCGATCCGGCCGGAACCCGACGGGCGGCGCAAGCTGGTGCTCGCCACCTCGATCGCCGAAACCAGCCTGACGTTGGATGGCATCCGCATCGTCGTCGATTCTGGGCTGGCACGCCGCCCGCGCTACGATCGTGCCGCAGGCATGACGCGGCTGGTCACCGAACGCGCCAGCCAGGCGGCGGTGACGCAGCGCGCCGGACGTGCGGCACGGCTCGGGCCAGGCGTCGCCTATCGCCTGTGGGAAGAGGCGGCGACCGGCGGCCTGCCGCGCTTCGACCCGCCCGAGATATTGGAAGCGGATCTGTCCGGCCTCGTTCTGGCGGCGGCACTGTGGGGCGTCGGCGATCCGCGCGATCTCGCCTGGCTCGATCCGCCGCCGCCGGCAGCGGTGGCGGAGGCGCGCGAGCGGCTGGCTGTGCTGGACGCCGTCGATGCGGACGGTCGACCGACCGGCCACGGCCGCCGTATCGCGGCGATGCCGATGCCGCCGCGGCTCGCCCACATGCTGCTGCGCGCCGGCGACCTCGGGCAGGGGCGGATCGCGGCGGAGGTGGCGGTGCTGCTGTCCGAACGCGGCCTCGGCGGCGGCGATGCCGATATCGAGACGCGGCTGCGGCGCTGGCGTGCCGAGCGCGGCACCAAGGCGGTTGCGGCCCGCAAGCTCGCCGAACGCTGGGCGCGGCTGGCCGGCGCGGGGCAGGGGGCCGACGCCGATGCCGAGGGGGTCGAGGTGCCGATCGCGCTCGCCTTTCCCGACCGCATCGCCCGCCGGCGCGACGCCGGCGGCGAACATTGGGCGTCGGTCGGCGGACGGGGCTTCCGCCTCGATCCCGCCACCGCGCTGGCGCGTGCCGAGTGGCTTGCCGTCGCCAATACGCAGGGTGCGGCATCGGGCGCGCGCATCCTCGCCGCGGCGCCGATCGATCTCACCACGATCGAGCGGCTGTTCGGCAACCGGATCGAGATACGGCGCACCGCCGACTTCGACCCCGCCACCGGCGGCGTCACGACCTTGCGCGAACGCCGGCTCGGCGCGTTGCGACTGGCGTCGGGGCCGGATGCGCATGCCGATCCCGCAGCGGTAGCGGCGGCATTGCTGGAGGGGGTGCGCACCCACGGTCTCGCCCTGCTGCCGTGGAGCACGGGCGCGCAGGCGCTGCGCGCGCGCGCAACCTATGCCGGCGTGCCGCTCGCGGCGATGCTGGCGGACGGGCTCGACGATTGGCTGCCGCCGTTGCTGGAGGGGCGGCGGCGCCTGGATGCGATCCCGCCGGGCATGCTGACCGAGGCAATCCGCGGCGTGATCGGCTGGGACATGATGCGCCAGGTCGACCGGCTCGCGCCCGCCGATTTCACCAGTCCGGCGGGCAGCACCCACGCCATCGATTACGCCGCGGAGGGCGGGCCGAGGGTCGAATTGCGCGTCCAGGCCTTGTTCGGACTGGCGGAGCATCCCTGCATCGGCTCCGATCGCATGCCACTGGTGCTCAGCCTGACCTCGCCCGCCGGTCGACCGATCCAGACGACCCGCGACCTGCCGGGGTTCTGGGCAGGCAGCTGGACCGCCGTCGCCAAGGAGATGCGCGGGCGCTACCCCCGCCATCCCTGGCCCGACGATCCCGCCGCCGCATCCGCGACGTTGCGCACCAAAAAGGCTGATGCGCGCGCGTCCGGGACACGCTAG
- the mscL gene encoding large conductance mechanosensitive channel protein MscL: MFKEFKTFIARGNVLDLAVAVIIGAAFGKIVTSLTEDVIMPVIGKIFGGLDFSGYFLRMGPVPATYTGSLSDYAALKKAGVPLLGYGEFITQAANFIIVAFIIFMIVRAVNRLMPKAEAPVAAAPVEPADVTLLREIRDELKARPRV; encoded by the coding sequence ATGTTCAAGGAATTCAAGACCTTCATCGCACGCGGTAATGTGCTGGATCTGGCCGTGGCGGTCATCATCGGTGCCGCGTTCGGCAAGATCGTCACGTCGTTGACCGAAGACGTCATCATGCCGGTCATCGGCAAGATTTTCGGCGGCCTCGATTTTTCGGGCTATTTCCTGCGCATGGGGCCGGTGCCGGCGACCTACACCGGATCGCTGTCGGACTATGCCGCGCTCAAGAAGGCGGGGGTGCCGCTGCTCGGCTACGGCGAATTCATCACCCAGGCGGCGAACTTCATCATCGTCGCCTTCATCATCTTCATGATCGTGCGCGCGGTAAACCGGCTGATGCCGAAGGCCGAAGCGCCAGTTGCGGCGGCTCCGGTCGAGCCGGCGGACGTCACTCTGCTCCGCGAAATCCGCGACGAACTGAAAGCGCGCCCGCGGGTCTGA
- a CDS encoding LemA family protein: protein MFMSSRRPIAAFALAATASMSLAGCGINSVPTAEENAKARWADVQNQYQRRADLIPNLVSTVKAAGAQEKDILVQVTQARAGANQVKLSGDELTDPAKMQAFERAQGAVTLSLQRLQEAYPELKSQGNYTTLMSQLEGTENRITIARTDYNTAVQAYNTRIRTFPDAVGARIFYGAKPLTPFAATTPGAEQAPSVNFGNAS, encoded by the coding sequence ATGTTCATGTCGTCGCGTCGCCCGATTGCCGCCTTTGCCCTTGCCGCCACCGCGAGCATGTCGCTGGCCGGCTGCGGCATCAATTCCGTCCCCACCGCCGAGGAGAATGCCAAGGCGCGCTGGGCCGACGTGCAGAACCAGTATCAGCGTCGCGCCGACCTGATCCCCAATCTCGTGTCGACGGTGAAGGCTGCGGGCGCGCAGGAAAAGGATATCCTGGTGCAGGTGACGCAGGCCCGCGCCGGCGCCAATCAGGTGAAGCTGAGCGGCGATGAACTGACCGATCCGGCCAAGATGCAGGCGTTCGAACGTGCGCAGGGTGCGGTGACGCTGTCGCTCCAGCGGTTGCAGGAAGCCTATCCGGAGCTGAAGAGCCAGGGCAATTACACCACGCTGATGAGCCAGCTGGAAGGCACCGAGAATCGCATCACCATCGCCCGCACCGATTACAACACGGCGGTGCAGGCGTATAACACGCGCATCCGCACCTTCCCCGACGCGGTCGGCGCACGCATCTTCTACGGCGCCAAGCCGCTGACGCCGTTCGCGGCGACGACGCCGGGCGCCGAGCAGGCGCCGAGCGTCAACTTCGGGAATGCGAGCTGA
- a CDS encoding MFS transporter: MATDPIAAAPVLPTAPSRPVRWYSLLAYGSNDVLGAGSMAVISTWILIFYTSFCGLSAAQATIIFGVARVLDAFTSPLIGHVSDNIGRTWLGRRFGRRRFFILAAIPLLPSFAIMWVAGQSFWYYLVTYVLFEMVYALEIIPYETLASEMATDYKTKAKFAGARILCGQCSAIAAAFLPAWLIAYLGPDSPDTYLYMGIIFSILFMGAAGLLYTFSWERQRPPELAEAEARDRPTLGAAFAALYRNLFSTLRIRAFRLHLGMYLGGYISQDIYNAAFTYFVIFALAGSTAIVGQLVGVTYIVQLIAVVLAINFALRLSPAAAYRFAALSFGIGVVIFLAMYGAGYTATSALFWLPVVFAGLGRGALNYIPWATYNYMADVDEIVTGRRREGAFAGVMTFVRKMSQALAVILVGQVMQASGFVSKATTQSPQAIAAIVGVLGLGTIAMLIFGVLVSTRFRLDPRTHAILLDEIERFRGGARAPSDPERAAVVEDLSGWSYDRLWGNNPVAGAQR, encoded by the coding sequence ATGGCCACCGACCCCATCGCCGCAGCACCCGTCCTGCCCACCGCGCCATCGCGGCCGGTCCGCTGGTACAGCCTGCTCGCCTACGGCTCGAACGATGTGCTCGGCGCGGGGTCGATGGCGGTCATCTCGACGTGGATCCTGATCTTCTACACCAGCTTCTGCGGGCTATCCGCGGCGCAGGCGACGATCATCTTCGGCGTCGCGCGGGTGCTCGATGCGTTCACCAGTCCGCTGATCGGGCATGTCTCCGACAATATCGGTAGGACGTGGCTGGGCCGGCGGTTCGGGCGGCGGCGCTTCTTCATCCTCGCGGCGATCCCGCTGCTGCCCTCGTTCGCAATCATGTGGGTCGCCGGGCAAAGCTTCTGGTATTACCTCGTCACCTACGTGCTGTTCGAGATGGTCTATGCGCTGGAGATCATCCCGTACGAGACGCTCGCCAGCGAGATGGCGACCGATTACAAGACCAAGGCCAAGTTCGCCGGTGCGCGCATCCTGTGCGGCCAGTGTTCGGCGATCGCCGCGGCGTTCCTGCCGGCCTGGCTGATCGCCTATCTCGGTCCGGACAGCCCCGATACCTATCTGTACATGGGCATCATCTTCTCGATCCTGTTCATGGGCGCGGCGGGGCTGCTCTACACGTTCAGCTGGGAACGGCAGCGGCCGCCGGAGCTTGCCGAAGCCGAGGCGCGCGACCGGCCGACGCTGGGCGCGGCGTTCGCGGCGCTGTACCGCAATCTGTTCTCGACGCTGCGCATCCGGGCGTTCCGCCTGCACCTGGGCATGTACCTGGGCGGCTATATCAGCCAGGATATCTACAATGCGGCGTTCACCTATTTCGTGATCTTCGCGCTCGCCGGATCGACCGCGATCGTCGGGCAGCTGGTCGGCGTGACGTATATCGTCCAGCTGATCGCGGTGGTGCTGGCGATCAACTTCGCGCTGCGCCTGTCGCCTGCCGCGGCCTATCGCTTTGCGGCGTTGAGCTTCGGCATCGGCGTAGTGATCTTCCTCGCCATGTACGGCGCGGGCTATACCGCCACGTCGGCGCTGTTCTGGCTGCCCGTCGTGTTCGCCGGCCTCGGCCGCGGCGCGCTGAACTATATCCCCTGGGCGACCTACAACTACATGGCCGACGTCGACGAGATCGTCACCGGCCGCCGCCGGGAAGGGGCGTTCGCCGGCGTCATGACCTTCGTGCGCAAGATGAGCCAGGCGTTGGCGGTCATCCTCGTCGGGCAGGTGATGCAGGCGTCGGGGTTCGTTTCAAAGGCGACGACGCAGAGCCCGCAGGCGATCGCGGCGATCGTCGGGGTCCTTGGCCTGGGGACGATCGCGATGTTGATATTCGGGGTGCTGGTATCGACCCGCTTCCGGCTCGATCCGCGGACCCATGCGATCCTGCTCGACGAGATCGAGCGGTTCCGGGGCGGCGCCCGGGCGCCCTCAGATCCCGAGCGCGCCGCGGTGGTCGAGGACCTGTCGGGCTGGTCGTACGACCGGCTGTGGGGCAACAACCCGGTGGCGGGGGCGCAGCGATAG
- a CDS encoding TPM domain-containing protein, with protein sequence MTLAARALAGWRAALLTMLAWTMVAPASAQTFPKFTGLVVDAANVLPPEAEAALTAKLEALQKDSKRQLVVATIPDLQGYPIEEYGYKLGRAWGVGMKDVNNGAILFIAPNEPAGRRGPRIEVGRGLEPILTDALSSVVINQDMMPRLKAGDIPGAMTAGTDALAQQLRASPEEAQARLDAATKQFDQAHRRSTPGRSGGGVPFGLIFWAVVLLFVLVPLFRKKKQAGPWGTRYRSHDSGALPIVLWSIANEIGRSSGGGGWGGGSGGGGGSDGSWGGGGFTGGGGGDFGGGGASGSW encoded by the coding sequence ATGACGCTCGCCGCACGGGCGCTCGCCGGATGGCGGGCGGCGCTCCTGACGATGCTGGCGTGGACGATGGTCGCGCCGGCATCGGCGCAGACGTTTCCGAAGTTCACCGGGCTGGTGGTCGATGCCGCCAACGTCCTGCCGCCCGAAGCGGAAGCCGCGCTGACCGCGAAACTGGAGGCGTTGCAGAAGGACAGCAAGCGCCAGCTGGTGGTCGCGACGATCCCCGATTTGCAGGGCTATCCGATCGAGGAATACGGCTACAAGCTGGGTCGCGCCTGGGGCGTGGGGATGAAGGACGTCAATAACGGCGCCATCCTGTTCATCGCGCCGAACGAGCCGGCCGGTCGACGCGGACCACGTATCGAGGTGGGGCGTGGGCTGGAGCCGATCCTGACCGATGCCTTGTCCAGCGTCGTCATCAATCAGGACATGATGCCGCGCCTGAAGGCCGGCGACATTCCCGGTGCGATGACCGCCGGCACCGACGCACTCGCCCAGCAGCTGCGCGCCTCCCCCGAAGAGGCGCAGGCGCGGCTGGATGCGGCGACGAAGCAGTTCGATCAGGCGCACCGCCGATCGACCCCCGGTCGCAGCGGTGGCGGCGTGCCGTTCGGCCTGATCTTCTGGGCGGTGGTCCTGCTGTTCGTGCTGGTGCCGCTGTTCCGCAAGAAGAAACAGGCGGGCCCGTGGGGCACGCGCTATCGCAGCCACGACAGTGGCGCTTTGCCGATCGTGCTGTGGAGCATCGCCAACGAGATCGGCCGGTCATCGGGCGGTGGTGGCTGGGGCGGCGGGTCCGGCGGTGGCGGCGGCAGCGACGGCAGCTGGGGCGGCGGTGGCTTCACCGGCGGTGGTGGCGGCGATTTTGGAGGCGGTGGCGCCTCCGGGAGCTGGTGA
- a CDS encoding RrF2 family transcriptional regulator, protein MLTQRSRYALRAMLFLAEAPAATPPIPMGRIAIAANVPRKFLELILADLRDAALLTSTRGKMGGYVLARPAHLISLGEIIRIIEGPLALVPCVSRTAYRACADCKSEADCAIRHAMMRVRDETARILDGTSLADATAEQLVAA, encoded by the coding sequence ATGTTGACCCAGCGTTCCCGCTACGCGCTGCGCGCGATGCTGTTCCTTGCCGAAGCACCCGCCGCCACACCACCGATACCGATGGGCCGCATCGCGATCGCCGCCAACGTGCCGCGCAAGTTCCTGGAGCTGATCCTGGCGGACCTGCGCGACGCCGCATTGCTGACCAGCACGCGGGGCAAGATGGGTGGCTATGTGCTCGCCCGGCCCGCGCACCTGATCTCGCTGGGCGAGATCATCCGGATCATCGAGGGGCCGCTGGCGCTGGTGCCGTGCGTCAGCCGCACCGCCTATCGCGCCTGCGCGGACTGCAAGAGCGAGGCGGACTGCGCCATTCGCCACGCGATGATGCGCGTGCGCGACGAAACGGCGCGCATCCTGGACGGGACCAGCCTGGCGGATGCGACCGCGGAGCAGCTGGTCGCGGCATAG
- a CDS encoding NUDIX hydrolase yields MTIETPWQGKYLSVRTAGPWEYAERVGSIAAAVIVAIDAQGQLILVEQHRVPLGRTCLELPAGLVGDESADESVAEAARRELEEETGYHATIVEERGIFYSSPGMTSECFTLVVATGLTRTGDGGGDAQENITVHRVPLRAVEGFVAEKRRAGVAIDAKMLLLLGGGILAELAGR; encoded by the coding sequence ATGACCATCGAAACGCCCTGGCAGGGCAAATATCTCTCCGTACGGACCGCAGGACCGTGGGAATATGCCGAGCGGGTCGGGTCGATCGCGGCCGCGGTGATCGTGGCGATCGATGCCCAGGGACAGCTGATCCTGGTCGAGCAGCATCGCGTGCCGCTGGGGCGGACGTGCCTGGAACTGCCCGCGGGACTGGTCGGCGACGAAAGCGCGGATGAAAGCGTCGCCGAGGCGGCGCGGCGCGAGCTGGAGGAGGAAACCGGCTATCACGCGACGATCGTCGAGGAGCGTGGCATATTCTATTCGTCGCCGGGCATGACGTCGGAATGCTTCACGCTGGTCGTGGCGACCGGCCTGACCCGCACCGGCGACGGCGGCGGCGACGCGCAGGAGAACATCACCGTGCACCGCGTACCATTGCGGGCGGTGGAAGGCTTCGTCGCGGAGAAGCGGCGGGCCGGCGTGGCGATCGATGCCAAGATGCTTTTGCTGCTGGGTGGCGGGATATTGGCGGAGCTTGCCGGGCGGTAA
- a CDS encoding ETC complex I subunit, whose amino-acid sequence MPTARIFQRPKNAMQSGKARTQTWALEFEPAEPKQPDPLTGWAGSGDTREQVKLSFPTQAAAIAYCEAQGLDYELTAAPERKLKLQAYADNFR is encoded by the coding sequence ATGCCTACCGCCCGTATCTTCCAACGCCCCAAGAACGCGATGCAGTCCGGCAAAGCCCGGACCCAGACCTGGGCGCTCGAATTCGAACCCGCCGAACCCAAGCAGCCCGACCCGCTCACCGGCTGGGCCGGCAGCGGCGATACGCGCGAACAGGTGAAGCTGAGCTTCCCGACGCAGGCGGCGGCGATCGCGTATTGCGAGGCGCAGGGTCTGGATTATGAGCTGACCGCCGCGCCGGAGCGCAAGCTGAAGCTTCAGGCATATGCGGACAATTTCCGCTGA
- a CDS encoding glycosyl hydrolase 53 family protein, which produces MSELTRRTLGLGLAAAGVASLAPTRAAAARPWPYLLGADVTWLTEDETEGATYFEGGRRRDALAILRDAGFNAIKLRLFVDPANGYSKGKPGGPWADIARTVAFGRRIKQAGFHFSLTLHYSDTWADPQHQDKPAAWANLPFARLVDAVHRHTVEALSALKAGGAYPDLVVIGNETTFGMLWPDGRVPLTIPTGNPQTDAVHMDVAGTNTATGGYDRFAALLKAGIAGARETTPDAKVAVHNHLGRHWPIVRYWMDQLLARGVRFDATGFSCYQQAAQGDWQRTFEGFAKAYPDHGFMALEYSSRKRYVNDLVHAQPNGWGSFIWEPIRHQEAIFTRDGVNAGEGTKPDLLSQGINAAEAPGAAPVASTAAAPPNGTTPSRGHGGRYDADPAFLDLYRQMARDYAATPFKPRRH; this is translated from the coding sequence ATGAGCGAACTGACCCGCCGCACCCTCGGGCTGGGTCTCGCCGCTGCCGGTGTGGCGAGCCTCGCGCCGACACGCGCTGCGGCGGCACGCCCGTGGCCGTATCTGCTCGGTGCCGACGTCACATGGCTTACCGAGGACGAGACCGAGGGCGCGACCTATTTCGAGGGCGGCAGGCGCCGCGATGCCCTGGCGATCCTGCGCGATGCGGGTTTCAATGCGATCAAGCTGCGGCTGTTCGTCGATCCCGCCAACGGCTATTCCAAGGGCAAGCCGGGCGGCCCATGGGCCGACATCGCCCGCACCGTCGCCTTCGGTCGGCGGATCAAGCAGGCTGGATTCCATTTTTCGCTGACGCTGCATTATTCCGACACCTGGGCGGACCCGCAGCATCAGGACAAGCCCGCCGCCTGGGCCAACCTGCCATTCGCCAGGCTGGTCGATGCCGTCCATCGTCACACCGTCGAGGCGCTGTCGGCGTTGAAGGCGGGCGGCGCCTATCCCGATCTCGTCGTGATCGGCAACGAGACGACGTTCGGCATGCTCTGGCCCGACGGGCGTGTGCCGCTGACCATTCCGACCGGCAATCCGCAGACCGATGCGGTGCACATGGATGTCGCCGGCACCAACACCGCCACTGGCGGCTACGATCGCTTCGCGGCCCTGCTGAAGGCAGGGATCGCCGGCGCGCGCGAGACGACGCCGGATGCGAAGGTCGCGGTCCACAACCATCTCGGCCGGCACTGGCCGATCGTGCGCTATTGGATGGACCAGCTGCTGGCGCGCGGCGTGCGCTTCGATGCCACCGGCTTTTCCTGCTACCAGCAGGCGGCGCAGGGCGACTGGCAGCGGACCTTCGAAGGCTTCGCCAAGGCGTACCCGGACCATGGCTTCATGGCGCTCGAATATTCGTCGCGCAAACGCTACGTCAACGACCTCGTCCACGCACAGCCGAACGGCTGGGGCAGCTTCATCTGGGAACCGATCCGCCACCAGGAAGCGATCTTTACGCGGGACGGCGTCAACGCCGGCGAGGGCACCAAGCCCGACCTGCTGTCGCAGGGTATCAATGCCGCCGAGGCGCCCGGTGCCGCGCCGGTCGCGTCCACAGCGGCGGCACCGCCCAATGGCACGACGCCGTCGCGCGGCCATGGCGGTCGCTACGATGCCGACCCCGCCTTTCTCGACCTCTACCGACAGATGGCGCGCGACTATGCGGCCACCCCGTTCAAGCCCAGGAGACACTAA